In one Umezawaea sp. Da 62-37 genomic region, the following are encoded:
- the lhgO gene encoding L-2-hydroxyglutarate oxidase, with the protein MRRVVVIGGGIVGLAVAAELASRGDRVTVLEKEGRWAAHQTGHNSNVVHAGLYYKPGSMKARMSVAGNASMIAFAREHGVPVEVCGKLVVATSEEELPRLRSLAERAEANGVPAKLISAAEALEYEPEVSAVAALRVESTGVIDYPAVCEALVRLLIGYGADLRLFSPALGIRAGGGRVQVATPQGVITADALVNCAGLHSDRVARMAGFRPKATIVPFRGEYFELRPESRGLVRGLIYPVPDPSLPFLGVHLTRMLDGSVHAGPNAVLALRREGYRWRDVSLVDVADVVRFPGTWRLARKFARTGVEEVLRSLSRERFAGSLARLVPAVTAEDLVPAGAGVRAQAMLGDGSLVDDFLVEEGEGQVHVLNAPSPAATCALEIGRYVAGLVSADHA; encoded by the coding sequence GTGCGGCGTGTGGTGGTGATCGGCGGCGGCATCGTCGGACTGGCCGTCGCGGCGGAGTTGGCCTCGCGCGGCGATCGGGTGACGGTGCTGGAGAAGGAAGGGCGCTGGGCGGCTCACCAGACCGGCCACAACAGCAACGTCGTGCACGCCGGGCTGTACTACAAACCGGGGTCGATGAAGGCTCGGATGTCGGTCGCCGGGAACGCGTCCATGATCGCGTTCGCCCGTGAGCACGGGGTGCCGGTGGAGGTGTGCGGGAAGCTCGTGGTCGCGACCTCCGAGGAGGAGTTGCCGCGGTTGCGGTCGTTGGCCGAGCGGGCGGAGGCGAACGGGGTGCCCGCCAAGTTGATCTCGGCCGCCGAGGCGTTGGAGTACGAGCCCGAGGTGTCGGCGGTCGCGGCGTTGCGGGTGGAGAGCACGGGGGTGATCGACTACCCCGCGGTGTGCGAGGCGCTGGTGCGGTTGTTGATCGGGTACGGGGCGGATCTGCGGCTGTTCAGTCCGGCGTTGGGGATCCGGGCCGGTGGGGGGCGGGTGCAGGTGGCCACGCCGCAGGGGGTGATTACTGCGGACGCGTTGGTGAACTGCGCGGGGTTGCACAGCGATCGGGTGGCTCGGATGGCCGGGTTCCGGCCGAAGGCGACGATCGTGCCATTCCGGGGGGAGTACTTCGAGTTGAGGCCGGAGAGCCGGGGGTTGGTGCGGGGGTTGATCTACCCGGTGCCGGATCCGTCGTTGCCGTTCCTGGGGGTGCACCTGACCCGGATGTTGGACGGGAGTGTGCACGCGGGGCCCAACGCGGTGTTGGCGTTGCGGCGGGAGGGGTATCGGTGGCGGGACGTGTCGTTGGTCGACGTGGCCGATGTGGTGCGGTTCCCGGGGACGTGGAGGTTGGCGCGGAAGTTTGCGCGGACCGGGGTGGAAGAAGTGCTGCGGTCGTTGTCGCGGGAGAGGTTCGCGGGGAGTTTGGCGCGGTTGGTGCCCGCGGTGACGGCGGAGGATTTGGTGCCCGCGGGGGCCGGGGTGAGGGCGCAGGCGATGTTGGGGGACGGGTCGTTGGTGGATGATTTTCTGGTGGAGGAGGGGGAGGGGCAGGTGCATGTGCTGAACGCGCCCTCGCCTGCGGCTACTTGTGCGTTGGAGATCGGGCGGTATGTGGCGGGGTTGGTTTCGGCTGATCACGCGTAG
- a CDS encoding UDP-N-acetylglucosamine acyltransferase — MANRIHPTAVIGAGVELGDDNVIGPYAVIVGQTRIGSGNWIGPHVSIGTPAEDRTGPHPAGWDGELEGAGVEIGDGNRIREYFTMHQGTWRTTRVGDGNYLLSRTHLGHDCLVDDFVTLASVQLGGHCHIWSHANIGMGTVVHQKAEVGPGAMVGMGGAVRKDIGPFTISVGNPARVSGINVVGLSRRGCDEATITALEPFLKGTGDLPASGVPEDLATLLKAWADRAPADH; from the coding sequence GTGGCCAACCGCATTCACCCCACCGCCGTCATCGGCGCGGGCGTCGAACTGGGCGATGACAACGTCATCGGCCCCTACGCCGTGATCGTCGGGCAGACCAGGATCGGCAGCGGGAACTGGATCGGCCCGCACGTCTCCATCGGCACCCCGGCGGAGGACCGCACCGGTCCGCACCCGGCCGGATGGGACGGTGAACTGGAGGGCGCCGGCGTCGAGATCGGCGACGGCAACCGGATCCGCGAGTACTTCACGATGCACCAGGGCACCTGGCGCACGACCCGCGTCGGCGACGGCAACTACCTGCTGTCGCGCACCCACCTGGGCCACGACTGCCTGGTGGACGACTTCGTCACACTGGCGTCGGTGCAGCTCGGCGGGCACTGCCACATCTGGTCGCACGCGAACATCGGCATGGGCACCGTCGTGCACCAGAAGGCCGAGGTCGGGCCCGGTGCGATGGTCGGCATGGGCGGCGCGGTCCGCAAGGACATCGGCCCGTTCACGATCTCGGTCGGCAACCCGGCGAGGGTCTCGGGCATCAACGTGGTGGGCCTGAGCCGCCGCGGCTGCGACGAGGCGACGATCACGGCGCTGGAGCCGTTCCTCAAGGGGACCGGCGACCTGCCCGCCTCCGGCGTGCCGGAGGACCTGGCGACCCTGCTGAAGGCGTGGGCCGACCGCGCCCCCGCCGACCACTGA
- a CDS encoding SDR family NAD(P)-dependent oxidoreductase — MTDLTGKVAIVTGGTRGIGLATVTALAEAGATVVLTGRDEAVAKEAAAGVPGGRATGVALDVTDSAAVSSAIRAVAKEHGRLDIVVANAGVLEGALVGMMKDDLIERMLSTNVAGTLYTVQAAARSMMRKKSGSIVLLASIAGEQGSAGQSAYAASKAGVTAIAKSTAKELGRHGIRVNAVAPGVIDTAMTAAMGEEAIAANVKETPLGRLGAPEDVAKAIRFLAGDEAAFITGQVLGVDGGLVL; from the coding sequence GTGACTGACCTCACCGGCAAGGTAGCCATCGTCACCGGCGGTACCAGGGGGATCGGCCTGGCCACCGTCACGGCGCTGGCCGAGGCGGGTGCGACCGTGGTGCTGACCGGTCGCGACGAGGCCGTGGCCAAGGAGGCCGCGGCGGGCGTCCCCGGCGGCCGGGCGACCGGCGTGGCACTGGACGTCACCGACTCCGCGGCCGTGAGCAGCGCGATCCGCGCCGTCGCCAAGGAGCACGGCAGGCTGGACATCGTCGTCGCGAACGCGGGCGTCCTCGAGGGCGCGCTGGTCGGGATGATGAAGGACGACCTGATCGAGCGGATGCTGTCGACGAACGTCGCGGGCACGCTCTACACGGTCCAGGCCGCCGCCCGGTCGATGATGCGCAAGAAGTCCGGCTCCATCGTGCTGCTCGCCTCCATCGCCGGTGAGCAGGGCAGCGCGGGCCAGAGCGCGTACGCGGCGTCGAAGGCGGGCGTGACCGCCATCGCGAAGTCCACCGCCAAGGAGCTCGGCAGGCACGGGATCAGGGTCAACGCGGTCGCGCCCGGCGTGATCGACACGGCGATGACCGCCGCGATGGGCGAAGAGGCCATCGCCGCGAACGTCAAGGAGACCCCGCTCGGCAGGCTCGGCGCCCCGGAGGACGTGGCCAAGGCCATCCGCTTCCTGGCCGGCGACGAGGCCGCGTTCATCACGGGCCAAGTGCTCGGCGTCGACGGGGGCCTCGTCCTGTGA
- a CDS encoding acyl carrier protein, translating to MALNDKLRDVFVEALGIDASVDVENLKYRDIEEWDSVGHMALVAAIEDEFDVEFATDQVIDMSSFKVAVDMLEGLGAKA from the coding sequence ATGGCGCTGAACGACAAGCTTCGCGACGTCTTCGTCGAGGCACTGGGCATCGACGCATCCGTCGACGTGGAGAACCTCAAGTACCGCGACATCGAGGAGTGGGACTCCGTCGGCCACATGGCGCTGGTCGCGGCCATCGAGGACGAGTTCGACGTCGAGTTCGCGACCGACCAGGTCATCGACATGAGCAGCTTCAAGGTCGCCGTCGACATGCTCGAAGGTCTCGGCGCCAAGGCCTGA
- a CDS encoding YfhO family protein: protein MLAPDVWMGGNFLSEVQLSLWNPVSLANYVLVSVLPDLAVAATLVKTEFLVLLAVGTYLLARDYGANRGAAAAVATALPFSGYTLYFDASAWVAGLIGFAWLPWVWWAARRVGTGRSNPLLLLVLGYLGMSVGSPYGALGIVVILLGVAIELLVRKNWPGLIRVVVTGALVGMSTLVVYLPLLGSSSVTWRTDSKLDNDGFLVPALSDLFGLSAPTFQAQLESWQGAHAFTFPITYLAWFVAPLIPWLKWSELRARASSYLGLFIFGTVYLLFTIGPSNMGMFRWPARLVEYVYLPVVVLFAIVLTKGLHKSAVRNRSILSGVIVLGGFYLSWASQPHSFQYHLGAAVGVGILLAAFLVVTRRAPKYAALVLVVGTVGVLGFQLIHYTGNNNVNPWNFPHDVSAMQDRFDHRYEGSTLLIADTGALAKNTGGMSPDQSWRDGLLGAQWEVAGVEALNSYTGLGYSAFSEALCMNFYGGVCPGAFDRIWKATSSKVDVPLADTLRLETVVVANGYLDGPTTVPDGWSEQERTEAVTVLHRDAPLPWTDGRLSYAASGVDVTEDRSTGAEGETSKYTGDGGTVLYAALAWPGWTATVDGKSVEVKQGPAGVIQVDLPAAKDGGSTVVLDFQPPGLSLGWKVTVVALVLGLGFAVFVFVSGRRRKTVPAV, encoded by the coding sequence ATGCTGGCGCCGGACGTCTGGATGGGCGGCAACTTCCTCAGCGAGGTCCAGCTGTCGCTGTGGAACCCGGTGTCGCTGGCCAACTACGTGCTGGTCTCGGTCCTGCCGGACCTCGCGGTGGCCGCCACCCTGGTGAAGACCGAGTTCCTCGTCCTGCTCGCGGTCGGCACGTACCTGCTGGCCCGCGACTACGGCGCGAACCGCGGTGCGGCGGCCGCCGTCGCGACCGCGCTCCCGTTCTCCGGCTACACCCTCTACTTCGACGCCTCCGCGTGGGTCGCGGGCCTGATCGGCTTCGCCTGGCTGCCGTGGGTCTGGTGGGCCGCCCGCCGCGTCGGCACCGGCCGGTCCAACCCGCTGCTGCTGCTCGTCCTCGGCTACCTCGGCATGAGCGTCGGCAGCCCGTACGGCGCGCTCGGCATCGTCGTCATCCTGCTCGGCGTCGCGATCGAACTGCTGGTCCGCAAGAACTGGCCCGGTCTGATCAGGGTCGTCGTGACCGGCGCGCTCGTCGGCATGAGCACCCTCGTGGTCTACCTGCCGCTGCTGGGCAGCTCCTCGGTCACCTGGCGCACCGACAGCAAGCTCGACAACGACGGCTTCCTGGTGCCCGCCCTCTCCGACCTGTTCGGCCTGAGCGCCCCGACGTTCCAGGCGCAGCTCGAGTCGTGGCAGGGCGCCCACGCGTTCACGTTCCCGATCACCTACCTGGCGTGGTTCGTCGCCCCGCTCATCCCGTGGCTGAAGTGGTCCGAGCTGCGCGCCCGCGCCAGCAGCTACCTGGGCCTGTTCATCTTCGGCACGGTCTACCTGCTGTTCACGATCGGCCCGTCGAACATGGGCATGTTCCGCTGGCCCGCGCGGCTCGTCGAGTACGTGTACCTGCCGGTCGTGGTCCTGTTCGCGATCGTGCTCACCAAGGGGCTGCACAAGTCCGCGGTGCGGAACCGGTCGATCCTCAGCGGCGTGATCGTGCTGGGCGGCTTCTACCTGTCCTGGGCCTCGCAGCCGCACAGCTTCCAGTACCACCTCGGTGCCGCGGTCGGCGTCGGGATCCTGCTGGCGGCCTTCCTCGTGGTGACCCGTCGAGCGCCCAAGTACGCCGCGCTCGTCCTGGTGGTCGGAACCGTGGGGGTGCTCGGCTTCCAGCTGATCCACTACACGGGCAACAACAACGTCAACCCGTGGAACTTCCCCCACGACGTGTCCGCGATGCAGGACCGGTTCGACCACCGCTACGAGGGCAGCACCCTGCTCATCGCCGACACCGGCGCGCTGGCGAAGAACACCGGCGGCATGTCGCCCGACCAGAGCTGGCGCGACGGGCTGCTGGGCGCGCAGTGGGAGGTCGCGGGCGTCGAGGCGCTGAACTCCTACACCGGGTTGGGCTACAGCGCGTTCTCCGAGGCCCTGTGCATGAACTTCTACGGCGGCGTGTGCCCTGGGGCGTTCGACCGGATCTGGAAGGCGACGTCCTCGAAGGTGGACGTGCCGTTGGCGGACACGCTGCGGTTGGAGACCGTGGTGGTGGCCAACGGGTACCTGGACGGGCCGACGACCGTGCCGGACGGGTGGTCGGAGCAGGAGCGGACCGAGGCGGTGACGGTTCTGCACCGCGACGCGCCGCTGCCGTGGACCGACGGCAGGCTGTCGTACGCGGCGTCCGGTGTGGACGTGACCGAGGACAGGTCCACTGGGGCCGAGGGTGAGACGTCGAAGTACACCGGGGACGGTGGGACGGTGCTGTACGCGGCGCTGGCCTGGCCAGGGTGGACGGCCACTGTGGACGGCAAGAGCGTTGAGGTGAAGCAGGGGCCGGCAGGGGTGATCCAGGTGGATCTGCCCGCGGCGAAGGACGGTGGGAGCACTGTGGTGCTGGACTTCCAGCCGCCGGGGTTGAGCCTGGGGTGGAAGGTGACCGTGGTGGCGCTCGTGTTGGGCCTCGGCTTCGCCGTGTTCGTGTTCGTGAGTGGGCGTCGGCGGAAGACGGTGCCCGCGGTGTAG
- a CDS encoding acyl-protein synthetase, with protein sequence MTATAEGVFGLAQAEREAALLPALTELTEHHRATCEPYDRILGSLGYARGAEFGTVEEVPWLPVRMFKHHVLKSVPDDEVFKVLTSSGTTGAEVSRIYLDKQAAGDQPRYLGRTLQAVLGEKRLPMLMVDTIGIIKNRRSFSARGAGVLGMANFGRQHVYALDENDQPDVEAIKGFLAKHGSEPFLIFGFTFMVWQYLYEVAREHKLDLSNGILIHSGGWKKLIDKAVDNAEFRRAFAADTGLTRIHNYYGMVEQLGTVFLEGPTGNSLYCPDFADIVIRDPETWAEQPVGVPGVIEVVSTVPRSYPGHVLLTEDLGVVHGVDDGDWPGKRFSVLGRLPRAEARGCSDTFSGGPVDVRTSAETASGGAA encoded by the coding sequence ATGACTGCCACAGCAGAAGGCGTCTTCGGACTGGCCCAGGCCGAGCGCGAGGCGGCGCTGCTGCCCGCGCTGACCGAGCTGACCGAGCACCACCGGGCCACCTGCGAGCCGTACGACCGCATTCTGGGCTCGCTCGGGTACGCGCGCGGCGCGGAGTTCGGCACGGTCGAGGAAGTGCCGTGGCTGCCGGTCCGGATGTTCAAGCACCACGTGCTCAAGTCCGTGCCGGACGACGAGGTGTTCAAGGTCCTCACGTCGTCGGGCACGACCGGCGCCGAGGTCTCCCGCATCTACCTGGACAAGCAGGCCGCCGGCGACCAGCCGCGCTACCTCGGCCGCACGCTCCAGGCCGTGCTCGGCGAGAAGCGCCTGCCGATGCTGATGGTCGACACCATCGGCATCATCAAGAACCGCCGCTCGTTCTCGGCCCGCGGCGCGGGCGTGCTCGGCATGGCGAACTTCGGCCGCCAGCACGTGTACGCGCTCGACGAGAACGACCAGCCGGACGTGGAGGCCATCAAGGGCTTCCTGGCGAAGCACGGCTCCGAGCCGTTCCTGATCTTCGGCTTCACGTTCATGGTGTGGCAGTACCTCTACGAGGTCGCCCGCGAGCACAAGCTCGACCTGTCCAACGGCATCCTCATCCACTCCGGTGGCTGGAAGAAGCTCATCGACAAGGCCGTGGACAACGCGGAGTTCCGGCGCGCGTTCGCCGCGGACACCGGGCTGACCCGGATCCACAACTACTACGGCATGGTCGAGCAGCTCGGCACCGTGTTCCTCGAGGGCCCGACGGGCAATTCGCTGTACTGCCCGGACTTCGCCGACATCGTGATCCGCGATCCCGAGACGTGGGCCGAGCAACCTGTCGGCGTGCCGGGCGTCATTGAAGTGGTCAGCACCGTGCCGCGCTCGTACCCCGGTCACGTGCTGCTCACCGAGGACCTCGGCGTCGTGCACGGCGTCGACGACGGCGACTGGCCGGGCAAGCGGTTCTCGGTACTGGGTCGTCTGCCGCGCGCGGAAGCCCGTGGATGCTCGGACACCTTCAGCGGAGGGCCCGTCGACGTGCGTACCTCAGCGGAGACGGCATCAGGAGGAGCGGCGTGA
- a CDS encoding AMP-binding protein: protein MTARGLLDAGGRLVDAAGGEVLEAEELRTRVGAVAAELADVPPGVLFARTDVDLASVLRYLAAFEAHRAVALLDAGQDREVLLELVTRFRPAAVLGADGDAPDGYRDGVAGGPAWIRESADGVTPHPDLAVLLPTSGSTGNPKFVRLSRAAVLANAEAIADVLGIDAAEVAPTTLPLHYSYGMSVLNSHLVRGATVVVEGSGVMGRPFWSAVEEYRITSLAGVPYHYEMLKRLKFDPAKYPSLRTITQAGGKLRDDLVVLFNDRMLAVGGRMFVMYGQTEAGPRMSTIPAEKLADKIGSAGPALPGGAFVIRAEDGTETTEPDVVGEVLYRGPNVMMGYAESEAELAEGDTRHGELETGDLGRLDADGYLHLTGRLKRIGKVFGNRVNLDDLEQLLRGSGLDLGAAAAVPAGDKVVVWVEDCAADTRKAAARTLAEKLHLHVSGFDVRDIDALPLLPSGKIDYRSLEGRA, encoded by the coding sequence GTGACGGCGCGCGGCCTGCTCGACGCCGGTGGCCGGCTGGTCGACGCGGCCGGCGGCGAGGTGCTCGAAGCCGAGGAGCTGCGCACGCGGGTCGGCGCGGTGGCCGCCGAACTGGCCGACGTGCCGCCCGGCGTGCTGTTCGCCCGCACGGACGTCGACCTGGCCAGCGTGCTCCGGTACCTGGCGGCGTTCGAGGCGCACCGCGCCGTGGCCCTGCTCGACGCCGGTCAGGACCGCGAGGTGCTGCTGGAGCTGGTCACCCGCTTCCGCCCGGCCGCCGTCCTCGGCGCCGACGGCGACGCTCCCGACGGCTACCGCGACGGTGTTGCCGGTGGTCCGGCGTGGATCCGCGAGTCCGCCGACGGCGTGACCCCGCACCCCGACCTGGCCGTCCTGCTGCCCACCAGCGGCTCGACCGGCAACCCCAAGTTCGTCCGGCTCTCCCGCGCCGCCGTGCTGGCGAACGCCGAGGCCATCGCGGACGTGCTGGGCATCGACGCGGCCGAGGTCGCGCCGACCACCCTGCCGCTGCACTACAGCTACGGCATGTCCGTGCTGAACAGCCACCTCGTGCGCGGCGCGACCGTCGTGGTCGAGGGCTCCGGCGTGATGGGCAGGCCGTTCTGGTCGGCCGTCGAGGAGTACAGGATCACCTCGCTGGCCGGGGTGCCGTACCACTACGAGATGTTGAAGCGGCTCAAGTTCGACCCGGCCAAGTACCCCAGCCTGCGCACGATCACGCAGGCGGGCGGCAAGCTGCGGGACGACCTGGTCGTGCTGTTCAACGACAGGATGCTGGCCGTCGGCGGCCGGATGTTCGTCATGTACGGGCAGACCGAGGCGGGTCCGCGGATGTCCACCATCCCGGCGGAGAAGCTGGCGGACAAGATCGGCTCGGCCGGTCCCGCGCTGCCCGGCGGCGCGTTCGTGATCCGCGCCGAGGACGGCACCGAGACCACCGAGCCCGACGTCGTCGGCGAGGTCCTCTACCGCGGCCCGAACGTGATGATGGGCTACGCGGAGAGCGAGGCGGAGCTGGCCGAGGGCGACACGCGTCACGGCGAGCTGGAGACCGGCGACCTCGGCAGGCTCGACGCGGACGGGTACCTGCACCTCACGGGCAGGCTCAAGCGGATCGGCAAGGTCTTCGGGAACCGGGTCAACCTCGACGACCTGGAACAACTGCTGCGCGGTTCGGGGTTGGACCTGGGTGCGGCGGCCGCGGTGCCCGCGGGCGACAAGGTGGTCGTCTGGGTGGAGGACTGCGCCGCCGACACGCGCAAGGCTGCTGCCCGCACGCTCGCGGAGAAGCTGCACCTGCACGTGTCCGGATTCGACGTGCGGGACATCGACGCCCTGCCGCTGCTCCCCAGCGGCAAGATCGACTACCGCTCCCTGGAGGGACGGGCATGA
- a CDS encoding DegT/DnrJ/EryC1/StrS family aminotransferase, whose translation MIPITVVDVQDAEPLVLEVLRSGVIAQGPMVKRFEEAFAVVAGVPHAIAVNNGTTALVASIQALDLQPGNEVITSPFTFVATLNAILEAGATARFADIRTDDFCIDADAVSAQVTDRTKVLMPVHLYGQTADMGKLVPLAEQHGLTIVEDSAQAVGATFEGKAAGSFGIGCFSLYATKNITTAEGGMITTSDDALADKLRVMRNQGMRARYQYEMAGHNYRLTDLHAALGIPQLEKLSTLTAARQRNAEALSKGLADIPGVTVPGVLPGREHVWHQYTLLVGDDAAVTRDELSEKLTEKGIGNGIYYPKLVFDYDCYRDRADVIASDVPVAKKVAEQALSLPVHPKLTDAELETIVSSVREVFGA comes from the coding sequence ATGATTCCCATCACCGTTGTCGACGTCCAAGACGCGGAGCCGCTGGTTCTTGAGGTGCTCCGGTCCGGTGTCATCGCCCAGGGCCCGATGGTCAAGCGCTTCGAGGAAGCGTTCGCCGTCGTCGCCGGGGTTCCCCACGCGATCGCCGTGAACAACGGCACCACCGCGCTGGTGGCCTCCATCCAGGCCTTGGACCTCCAGCCGGGCAACGAGGTCATCACCTCGCCCTTCACCTTCGTCGCGACGCTGAACGCGATCCTCGAGGCGGGCGCCACAGCCCGGTTCGCGGACATCCGCACCGACGACTTCTGCATCGACGCCGACGCGGTGTCCGCGCAGGTCACCGACCGGACCAAGGTCCTCATGCCGGTGCACCTGTACGGCCAGACCGCGGACATGGGCAAGCTGGTGCCGCTCGCCGAGCAGCACGGCCTGACCATCGTCGAGGACAGCGCGCAGGCCGTCGGCGCGACGTTCGAGGGCAAGGCCGCTGGCAGCTTCGGCATCGGCTGCTTCTCGCTCTACGCCACGAAGAACATCACGACCGCCGAAGGCGGCATGATCACCACCTCCGACGACGCGCTGGCCGACAAGCTGCGCGTCATGCGGAACCAGGGCATGCGCGCCCGCTACCAGTACGAGATGGCGGGCCACAACTACCGCCTGACCGACCTGCACGCCGCGCTGGGCATCCCGCAACTGGAGAAGCTCTCGACGCTCACGGCCGCGCGCCAGCGCAACGCCGAGGCGCTGTCCAAGGGCCTCGCCGACATCCCCGGCGTCACCGTTCCCGGCGTGCTGCCGGGCCGCGAGCACGTGTGGCACCAGTACACGCTGCTCGTGGGCGACGACGCCGCGGTGACCCGCGACGAGCTGTCCGAGAAGCTGACCGAGAAGGGCATCGGCAACGGGATCTACTACCCGAAGCTGGTGTTCGACTACGACTGCTACCGCGACCGCGCGGACGTGATCGCCTCCGACGTGCCGGTGGCCAAGAAGGTCGCGGAGCAGGCGCTGTCGCTGCCCGTGCACCCGAAGCTCACCGACGCCGAACTCGAGACCATCGTCTCTTCCGTCCGGGAGGTGTTCGGCGCGTGA
- a CDS encoding glycosyltransferase produces MRDNPDEGRNAHDGEETDPPTTPFTGGVVARSGGIGKINGSTLGQSHCIALSHGIRSLAAENERRYRHRRAPAIGCVPSQAGNELASIGTVCQGVDVGTPGASSPVALSYIVPAYNGADGLEATLKELGEHLDGERNEIVVVENGSTDNTLELARSIEKSWQFTQVELRVLSSEKGLGNALRMGIAASRGNHVVLTADDLPFGFDDIDQARKAGLDKHKVFIGSKAHPDSAIDRSLVRAVLSTGFLVLRLAVLGMRTRDPQGTFVLNGEWARGVVGKLTEPGFLLTTELAYLAEQDGIRPLEVPVRLRGQQTRGGSTINVVNDAYKMGIGLFKVRSKHRKRRSR; encoded by the coding sequence TTGCGCGACAATCCCGACGAAGGCCGCAACGCCCACGACGGTGAGGAAACCGATCCACCGACCACCCCGTTCACCGGTGGCGTTGTCGCCAGGTCCGGCGGAATCGGGAAGATCAACGGCTCGACTCTCGGTCAGAGTCACTGCATCGCCCTTTCGCATGGGATCCGATCACTGGCGGCCGAGAACGAGAGGCGCTACCGGCACCGACGCGCACCCGCGATAGGGTGCGTGCCGTCGCAGGCCGGAAACGAACTGGCCAGCATCGGCACAGTCTGCCAGGGAGTTGACGTGGGAACGCCAGGGGCTAGCAGTCCAGTCGCACTCAGCTACATCGTGCCGGCGTACAACGGCGCGGACGGCCTCGAAGCCACGTTGAAGGAACTCGGCGAGCACCTCGACGGGGAGCGCAACGAGATCGTCGTGGTCGAGAACGGGTCGACGGACAACACGCTCGAACTCGCCAGGTCGATCGAGAAGTCGTGGCAGTTCACGCAGGTCGAACTGCGGGTCCTGAGCTCGGAGAAGGGCCTGGGCAACGCGCTGCGGATGGGCATCGCGGCGAGCCGGGGCAACCACGTCGTGCTCACCGCCGACGACCTCCCGTTCGGGTTCGACGACATCGACCAGGCCAGGAAAGCGGGCCTGGACAAGCACAAGGTGTTCATCGGCTCGAAGGCGCACCCGGACTCGGCAATCGACCGCAGCCTGGTGCGCGCGGTGCTCAGCACCGGATTCCTGGTGCTCCGGCTCGCCGTTCTGGGTATGCGCACGCGTGACCCGCAGGGCACTTTCGTGCTCAACGGTGAATGGGCTCGCGGCGTGGTCGGAAAATTGACCGAGCCGGGTTTCCTGCTCACCACCGAATTGGCGTACCTCGCCGAGCAGGACGGAATTCGTCCGCTCGAGGTCCCGGTTCGGCTGCGTGGTCAGCAAACGCGTGGCGGTAGCACCATCAACGTGGTGAACGACGCCTACAAGATGGGTATCGGCCTTTTCAAAGTGCGCTCGAAGCACCGCAAGCGCCGTTCCCGCTAG
- a CDS encoding Gfo/Idh/MocA family oxidoreductase, translated as MTTAKPKIALVGAGMMGSLHARVLSQSDRADFTLLVEQRAEIGKEIAEKYGATYTDSIDELAKVDAVVIAAATEAHYDIARQVLEMGKPLLVEKPLAATYEQSAELVATSERLGLPLVCGFLERFNPAILTAKQFIGDVVQINAMRHSPFVPRIKTGVATDLLIHDIDLAIGFIGEAPSAVKGSFGFFQPQSQENKSEDSADATMSFAHGALATISASRISQRKVRQISVLELDRLIEIDLLRRDITIYRHVADSPAADGVGYKQQTVIELPTIMQSAEPLAAQLNHFLNLLEKGAGSTEVTAERAAILPAHLAVHHATVSALG; from the coding sequence GTGACCACGGCCAAGCCCAAGATCGCCCTCGTCGGCGCGGGCATGATGGGCTCGCTGCACGCCCGCGTGCTCTCCCAGTCCGACCGCGCGGACTTCACGCTGCTCGTCGAGCAGCGCGCGGAGATCGGCAAGGAGATCGCCGAGAAGTACGGCGCCACCTACACCGACTCGATCGACGAGCTGGCCAAGGTCGACGCCGTCGTCATCGCGGCGGCCACCGAGGCGCACTACGACATCGCCAGGCAGGTCCTGGAGATGGGCAAGCCCCTGCTCGTGGAGAAGCCGCTCGCGGCCACCTACGAGCAGTCGGCCGAACTCGTCGCCACCTCGGAACGCCTCGGCCTCCCGCTGGTCTGCGGCTTCCTCGAGCGCTTCAACCCGGCGATCCTGACGGCCAAGCAGTTCATCGGCGACGTCGTCCAGATCAACGCCATGCGCCACTCCCCGTTCGTGCCGCGGATCAAGACCGGTGTCGCCACCGACCTCCTGATCCACGACATCGACCTGGCGATCGGCTTCATCGGCGAGGCCCCGTCCGCGGTCAAGGGCTCCTTCGGCTTCTTCCAGCCGCAGTCCCAGGAGAACAAGTCCGAGGACAGCGCGGACGCCACCATGTCGTTCGCGCACGGCGCCCTCGCGACCATCTCCGCGAGCCGCATCTCCCAGCGCAAGGTCCGCCAGATCTCCGTGCTGGAACTGGACCGGCTGATCGAGATCGACCTGCTCCGCAGGGACATCACGATCTACCGCCACGTCGCCGACTCACCCGCCGCCGACGGCGTCGGGTACAAGCAGCAGACGGTCATCGAGCTGCCGACGATCATGCAAAGCGCGGAACCGCTCGCGGCCCAGCTCAACCACTTCCTCAACCTGCTGGAAAAGGGCGCCGGCTCCACCGAGGTGACCGCGGAACGCGCGGCCATCCTCCCGGCCCACCTGGCAGTCCACCACGCCACCGTGTCAGCCCTCGGCTGA